The genomic window GGGACTCAGTCCTCTTAGTCCAGATCTGTGGTCTTCTCTGCTCCAATCCTCTGAGCCTGGGGGACCCATCTCTGAGCAAAGCCACGTTGATGACCCAACACTGCCCTGACTATTCCAGcctcctctccccatcccccataTCTCCCTGTATCACCTTCTGCATGCCCCGGCAGAGCTCCTCGTGGCTCCAGGGGATGATGAGTGGGACAGGCCCTGAACACTGGATTCCCAAAATGCTACCAGCCAACATTTTAGCAGTTTCTTAAAGGGCATTAAAAGATTGCTACACATCTCTTGCCAAACAGACAAGTCCTTCCAAGGAAAGCTGTTTTAGATGTGTTCACTGGAAAGCACTGTGCTTCTGGGATGGTTTGTGACTGAAGGGTTTCCCTGCTCTCCTCACAGCTCCTTAACCCCTGGCTCCAGGTAATTCTGGCTACTCAATTGGCAAATGGGAATCTTTTTGCTTTCCCCAAACAGAAGATCACAGAGCATTTACATGacatggcacagctgcccagggaggtggtggggtcaccatccctggaggtgttcaagagttgtgaggatgtggcactgaagaacgtggtcagtgggcatggtgggatgggttaaggttggacttggtgaccttagaggtccttccaacctcaacaaCTCTATAATTCTATGGCAAAGCAGCctagctgctgcagagggaggAAGGTGCTAGTATTAATCACCCTAACTGCAGGGAATTAAGAAACCTGGGGAGATAAATGTACTGGGGTTTTGTTAGATAGATGCTCAAAAAATAATCCAGATCTACTTTGTTTCAAGCTTCTCAGAAGCTGATAGAACTTTGTGCATCTGCAGCTGCCACTTCACTTCTGTAATTTAATCTCTTTGAGGTGCATTATGCCAAATAATTATCTTAATGAAGACTCTaatgggagaagagagggaaataaTAGGCGTGCTTTGaagaaatgaagctgtgaagttgctttgttttgaagctgGCACTGGTTTAGCTCCCTCTCCTCCTGGCTCTCGTCCTTATCCAGGTTCTGATCTGCCTCTTTCAAAAGATACGCTTCAGTGATGGATTTTTGCATATTACTTACAATATCACCATTTCTGAGTTTGAAGCAACCCAGCACATAAAAGTAGCTATTGCTTTAGCAACGCCCGGCCTTCCACGTCCTGCCCCgttctgctccctgcagagcgCTGGCTCCAATGTCAGGTTTCACTCCACCACTTCTATATCCTCCTGGATATTGGCCTGAGCTGACCTTATCTTGgctgccctcctcctcttctgtagTCCTCCAGCTGCTCTATCTGTTATTCTGGAGAGCCCTGGTGAAGAGGTTTCAGCAAGTCCTCACGCACTGATCCCTACTCCCTCCCATGCCCAGGAGGTGCTTCTCATGGCTATATGGTCTTGAATTTATTTCAGCAGGTTAAACAACACTTCATATCATAAATAATACATACTGTAAATAACAACTAAATAgtattaaattaattaatactcctggagattttcaagaaaagtgtaggtgtagatgtggcactgagtgacgtGGTGTGCagcagtcacaggcatgggctgatggttggactggatgctCTTTgtggtctttccagccttaatgattccgtgattctataaTTGATTTTGCTTGCTGACTGTAGGGATCACTTCAGGGGGAAAGGAAGtggttggatgagatgatctcgtaagtcttttctttccaaccttaacgattaCTTGAATCGATGAAGGGTGCACTTCCTCCAGCAGTGGCGGGGGAGGTGAAGGAGCACTTCCTCCACCCATCTCCCATGCACACTTAGCCTTGCGTAATGCTGCTGACACCCTTACAGTCACAGGAGCTATTTTGGGTTCCTTTTTCCAACATTCCTGGATAAGTTCTAGATTGAattaagagaagaaagtgaACGTAGCTCATGTTTTCCTCAGATTAATGCAAAATGTCATCTTtggcctttttctttatttggcAAATACTGCTCCCGGACTCCAACCACTTCTCTGACTCTGGAGAGTGAATTCTGTGATCCCTTTGCACACCCAGTTATTGCCACAAGGTCTTTGTCATTCCCTGCACGTCCAAAAATTCCCTTCATTTCTCAGCTGCATTGTGTTTCCCTGTGCTGCCGGGACAGCTTGCCGTAGAGGTAATGTGCCCTCTCGTCCTCCCGGCTCTCAAAGAAGGAAGCAGCAATTTTCCTGCACAGGCGGCGTGCGTAGGTTTCCAGAAACATGGTGGCATAGATAATGCAGAAGAGCAGCCCCACAACCAGCAGCACGGAGGGGTTGGGAGGTACCGGGGGGCtgatgctgcagctggcagagctgaaggTCAGGGCGCGGTGGTAGCTCCTATTAATGTCCCTCACGGGAAATGGGATTTTCAAGAAGTCTATTCCAGCCTGAAATAAAGAGAGTAATAAGAGGTTAAATGAGGCGTGAGCCTGGAGGTGTGTATCGCTGGTACAGCTTGTTTGGGTGTGCTGAGATGGGGATATTGAAGCACAAATACGCTTCAGGCAGGTGGTGCAGATGCTGAGCCCTTGGCATGATGGGATCCAGTCCTGGCATcatcatctgctgctgcaggattCACAATGAGacagagcacagagagcagcaggggcTGCATGTTTTAATAGAAAGATTTGTTTCTAAGCCCTTATTGCTTCACTATAAGCACTTATCTGAGCTAGGAACTGCACAGGCCGGGGCAGGAGGAAGATGGCAAGGTAGAATAGGGAAGttaaaaagcagaatgagaattagaatcatagaatcataggaacattaaggttggaaaggacctcaaagatcacctacttcaaccatccacctaccaccaaaactgcccactaaaccacatccctcagtgccatatcctCATGACTCCTGAACACCGCAGgcatggtgaccccaccacttccctgggcagtctgtgccaatgcatcaccactctttctgagaataaattcttcctaagttccaacctgaacctcccctggcacaacttaaagccatcacctctcatcctattgctcTTTCATGtgagcagaggccgacccccacctcacacAACCTCCTTCAGGGAGTTGCAGacagcaatgaggtctcccctgagcctcctcttctccacactgaaccatcccagttccctcagccgctccccatcggaccccactgtgctcagacccctcacagccccattgcccctctctggacacgctccaggccCCGATGTCTGTctggcagtgaggggcccaCAGCTGAGCgcagcactcgaggtgcggccccaccacagctgagcacaggggacaatcacctccctgtcctgctggctgcactgtttctgatacacaccaggatgctgttggccttcttggccacctgggcacactgctggccgACATCgagccaagcatcaaccaacaccccaagattcttttcctctgcacagccttccagccaccctgccccaagcctgtagcaatgtgtggggttgttgtgaccaaagtgcaggacccaacacttggtcttgttgaactccatcccattggcctcagcccagcaatcagcctgcccaggtcccttTGTGGGGCCTCCAGGTGGATCAGCACTTCCTCCCACCTTGGTGCCACCTGCACCACTTTACTGAAGGTACACTCAAttccctcatccagatcatcaataaagatattaaacagggccAGCTACTATACCAGCCTTTGGGAAACCCCACTcatgactggtcaccagctggattcAAGAGGATATTAAAATAGATTGAAACTGGGAGGCTTGTAAAATAGGACACTGGGTGACACAAAGGCAGCGGACAGGGCTTTCCGCAAGGATCTCCGtcctccctgctgcacactgagcAGCATCGCAGCCCAGGGCAGCGCATTAAAGAATCCAACCCATCTGCATGCCCCGAGCAGCACTCACCTGGTATTTGATGCTGAGCGTGACGGGCACTGTGGAGAGCTGAGCCATCCTCCTCACCGCCACATCCGCTACGCCAAAGACGAGGTGCTCCAAGGCCACCAtcaccagcaccagcagcagggcCACCGAGAGGCGCAGCGCCTGCGCCAGGCACAGCATCAGCTCCTCGCGGGACAGCCGGAGGCCCGTGGGGCGGATGAGGCGTGGGGCTGAGCCCACCAACAAGTGGGAGGCTCCTTTGTCCTCAGCCAAACGCCGCAGCTTCTTGGTGATGTAAACGTTGTCGAAGCAGAGGTTGGTGAGGTAATTCTTCAAGTACCAAATGGACTCAAAGCAGAGGTAGAGCACGGAGAAGGCAGCGACCAGTTTGTTGCCTGCTCGCACGCAATCTTTGACCAGCACCTCGACAGCCAAAAAATCCTTCCTGGCTTTCTCACCAGCGAGGTGCACCTGGTTAATCAAGGAGCTGTTCTTCACCAGTGAGAACTGAATGTGTCCATCCATGGGCTTCCAAATAAGGTAATTCTGTAATTCATGCTCCAGCTTCCAGAAAGTGTTCCCCAGCAGATCCGTGGAGTTCAAAAGGCTCTCAGAGGAATTCTTGGAGATGCACAGGATGACCTTCAGTAAGGTCTTGATGTTGCTGATGATGTTGGGGGTGATGTTAACCACCACTATCATGATGCAGGTCGACAAGAGGAGCTTCCGGCCCTGCTTGGTGCCCAGCGTTGGCATGGCGATACTGAAGGCACAGCGCACAGGGTGCACCAAGAACAgggcgaggaggaggagcaggctgAAGGTGACGGCCATCGCGACGGAGACGTGCCAGGGGTACTCCAGGGATGCAAGGAGCCAGTTGTAGAAGAGGCCTCCGAGCAGCACAGTGAtgcaggagcactgcagaaatAGGGCCCACAGCTCCCGGCTGTCTGCTGGGACTGGTTTGGAGTATATGGACCATTGCTCTGACATGATCCTGTGCACCTTTGAGAACAGGGAGTCTTCA from Gallus gallus isolate bGalGal1 chromosome 20, bGalGal1.mat.broiler.GRCg7b, whole genome shotgun sequence includes these protein-coding regions:
- the OCSTAMP gene encoding osteoclast stimulatory transmembrane protein, with product MGSLRTGLGHISFFRVRDNAYCEDSLFSKVHRIMSEQWSIYSKPVPADSRELWALFLQCSCITVLLGGLFYNWLLASLEYPWHVSVAMAVTFSLLLLLALFLVHPVRCAFSIAMPTLGTKQGRKLLLSTCIMIVVVNITPNIISNIKTLLKVILCISKNSSESLLNSTDLLGNTFWKLEHELQNYLIWKPMDGHIQFSLVKNSSLINQVHLAGEKARKDFLAVEVLVKDCVRAGNKLVAAFSVLYLCFESIWYLKNYLTNLCFDNVYITKKLRRLAEDKGASHLLVGSAPRLIRPTGLRLSREELMLCLAQALRLSVALLLVLVMVALEHLVFGVADVAVRRMAQLSTVPVTLSIKYQAGIDFLKIPFPVRDINRSYHRALTFSSASCSISPPVPPNPSVLLVVGLLFCIIYATMFLETYARRLCRKIAASFFESREDERAHYLYGKLSRQHRETQCS